Proteins from a genomic interval of Zingiber officinale cultivar Zhangliang chromosome 2A, Zo_v1.1, whole genome shotgun sequence:
- the LOC122041275 gene encoding polypyrimidine tract-binding protein homolog 1-like has protein sequence MSSSSGQQQFRYTQTPSKVLHIRNLPWECTEEELIELCKPFGKIVNTKCNVGANRNQSFVEFVDLNQAISMISYYASSSEPAQVRGKTVYLQYSNRQEIVNNKSTGEVAGNVLLVTIEGVEAGDVSIDVIHLVFSAFGFVHKIATFEKAAGFQALIQYTDAATASEARNSLDGRSIPKYLLPEHITSCHLRITFSAHTDLNIKFQSHRSRDYTNPYLPVNPSAIDGTLQPTIGPDGKIKEHESNVLLASIENMQYAVTVDVLHTVFSAFGTVHKIAIFEKNGGTQALIQYPDMTTAAVAKEALEGHCIYDGGYCKLHLSYSRHTDLNVKAYSDKSRDYTITDTGILTTQASSVPTAPSSWQTNPQVAGTFVSSAGMQASVPVGQPFVPLGAPYLTSSVRPAASVSYLQASQQVAQYGMHPSPAGAAPNVGQPPRYF, from the exons ATGTCTTCTTCGTCGGGGCAGCAGCAGTTCCGGTACACGCAGACGCCGTCGAAGGTGCTTCACATCAGAAACCTACCATGGGAATGCACGGAGGAGGAGCTGATCGAACTCTGCAAGCCGTTCGGAAAAATCGTCAACACAAAATGTAACGTGGGGGCCAACCGCAACCAGTCTTTTGTCGAattt GTGGACCTTAATCAGGCTATCTCTATGATTTCATATTATGCCTCTTCATCTGAACCTGCACAAGTTCGTGGCAAAACAGTTTACCTCCAATATTCGAACAGGCAAGAAATTGTGAACAATAAGTCCACTGGAGAGGTTGCTGGAAATGTTTTGCTTGTAACCATAGAGGGAGTTGAAGCTGGTGATGTCAGTATAGACGTTATTCATTTG GTCTTTTCTGCTTTTGGTTTTGTCCACAAAATTGCCACGTTTGAGAAGGCAGCTGGTTTTCAG GCTTTGATCCAGTACACTGATGCAGCAACTGCTTCAGAAGCTAGAAATTCATTGGATGGAAGAAGCATCCCAAA GTACCTGCTTCCAGAGCATATTACATCTTGCCACCTTCGAATTACTTTTTCAGCTCATACAGATTTGAATATCAAGTTTCAGTCTCACCGCAGCAG AGATTACACTAATCCTTACCTTCCTGTCAATCCTTCGGCGATCGATGGTACTTTACAG CCTACAATTGGTCCTGATGGAAAAATAAAGGAACATGAGAGCAATGTGCTACTTGCGTCCATAGAGAATATGCAATATGCTGTCACAGTTGATGTTCTTCACACA GTGTTCTCAGCATTTGGAACTGTACATAAAATTGCAATATTTGAGAAGAATGGTGGAACTCAGGCTTTAATCCAGTACCCAG ACATGACGACTGCAGCAGTTGCCAAAGAGGCTCTCGAGGGGCATTGCATTTATGATGGCGGCTATTGTAAGCTTCATCTGTCATACTCTCGTCACACCGACCTCAATGTAAAG GCCTACAGTGACAAGAGCAGAGATTACACAATCACCGACACCGGAATCCTTACGACTCAAGCTTCCTCTGTACCGACTGCGCCCAGTAGTTGGCAAACGAACCCTCAAGTAGCAGGGACTTTTGTTAGCAGTGCCGGCATGCAAGCATCAGTTCCAGTGGGCCAGCCTTTTGTTCCTCTTGGTGCCCCATATCTGACCTCATCTGTTCGCCCGGCAGCTTCAGTTAGTTATCTTCAGGCTTCACAGCAGGTGGCTCAATATGGAATGCACCCAAGTCCTGCTGGCGCTGCACCAAACGTCGGACAGCCGCCTAGATATTTCTAA